One window of the Thunnus albacares chromosome 3, fThuAlb1.1, whole genome shotgun sequence genome contains the following:
- the lbx1b gene encoding transcription factor LBX1b has protein sequence MMTSKEVAKCGAVENRRRSPLDHLPPPANSNKPLTPFSIEDILNKPSVKRSYTICGTAHLISSSEKHRPSSIPLSSRALLTQTSPLCALEELASKTFKGLEVSVLQAAEGRDGMTLFGQRSTPKKRRKSRTAFTNHQIYELEKRFLYQKYLSPADRDQIAQQLGLTNAQVITWFQNRRAKLKRDLEEMKADVESAKAIGQVPLDKLAKLADLEKCANGTLGHPRGESPTRGGQQEHELAQKLRTSPLSPFSDHTTSKECSEDEDVEIDVDD, from the exons ATGATGACATCCAAAGAAGTGGCCAAATGTGGTGCAGTGGAAAACAGGAGGCGAAGTCCGCTGGACCACTTGCCGCCTCCTGCCAACTCCAACAAGCCGCTGACCCCCTTCAGCATCGAGGACATCCTCAACAAACCGTCTGTGAAACGAAGTTACACAATTTGTGGAACAGCTCATCTAATTTCGTCCTCGGAGAAGCACCGTCCGTCCAGCATCCCTCTGTCCAGCCGGGCTCTGCTCACCCAAACCTCCCCGCTCTGCGCGCTGGAGGAGCTGGCCAGCAAGACCTTCAAGGGGCTGGAAGTCAGCGTTTTACAGGCTGCGGAAG GCCGGGACGGGATGACTCTGTTCGGCCAACGAAGCACCCCGAAGAAGCGCCGGAAGTCTCGGACGGCGTTCACCAACCACCAAATCTACGAGCTGGAGAAGCGCTTCCTGTACCAGAAGTACCTGTCCCCCGCAGACCGGGACCAGATCGCGCAGCAGCTGGGCCTGACGAACGCGCAGGTCATCACGTGGTTTCAGAACCGGAGGGCCAAGCTAAAACGGGACCTGGAGGAGATGAAGGCCGACGTGGAGTCGGCCAAGGCCATCGGCCAGGTACCCTTGGATAAGCTTGCCAAGCTGGCGGACCTGGAGAAATGCGCCAACGGCACGCTGGGCCACCCTCGAGGCGAGTCCCCCACGCGGGGCGGCCAGCAGGAGCACGAGCTCGCTCAGAAACTGCGGACGTCGCCGCTGTCTCCCTTCTCAGACCACACAACTAGTAAAGAGTGCTCGGAGGACGAGGACGTGGAGATTGATGTGGATGACTGA